In Rhodothermales bacterium, the genomic window GGACAGCTGGCTTTCGCTGGCCTCCAGCGCACAGACGGTCGGAACGCTTTCACTTCGCACCAACCCCCGCACACCGCGGTCAACGGACGTCCATGTGAAGGCGGTTGTCCAGATGACCGCCGTCCTGAACCGCTAGTCGAAACCACAGCCGGTCTGCCAGATTGTGCCTGCAGGCCTGGGGTTCAGAGTCGGCTAGTAAGCCTGGCTCATCGCGGACGGAGTCAATCTCCATCCACGCGAGAGGGTTCGCGTGGAATTCCATACGACGTGTACCGATTCCGCGAAATCGGCCGCACGTCGCGCCATCTCCATAACTTCTCGCCTTGGTCTGACACCCTCGAAGAAGATGTAGCGCCCATCGCTGGTGCGTCGACATTGTCTCCGAAGATGTCCTCGCGGCGCCTTAACGATAATCGTGTAATTCATCAATCGTACTCCAATGACGTCGCCAATAATGCCGTTTCGTACGAATCGAGTGCGTTTGTGTTACACACTGGGCGGGGGCAAACCCTGTGCCCTGTATCACAGTTGGATCTCCCGCCCACGACGGTGCCGGGCCTGAACACAGAGAGCCCCACGCACAACGCACGCGGAGCTCCCTGATACGAGATCTTTGCAATCGCTCTACTTCGCCTTGACGGTCATGGTCACGTCGAGCATCTCGTCGATGCGAACCTTCGACTCCATCAAGTGCGCCCGCATCGTCCGATCCAGCGAGGACGACTGCAGCGCCTGGCCGATGCGTCCCGACAATTCGGTCAGCTCAAGTCGAGCGAGCGACCTGGCATCCTCCGGGGCCGGACGCGACGTCGGTGCTGGTCGGACATCCAGCATGATGCGCGTCAAATGATCGACGTACATACGCTGCAAGTTGCGGCGGAAGCTGTTGGCCGCCTGCGGCGATGACGGATTCTGCACCTCGGTCCAGATTTCAGTCGTCAGCTTGGCCAGGAACTCCGACACGGTGTAAACATCTGCGGGGGACGTTCTCACTCCGTTGTCGATCATCCTCGTTAACCGCCCGTTGTCCAGAAGCTCTCCCAGGATTTGAGCATGCCCGCCCGCTACCATCGCATGAATCGGAAAGTCGACCGGCGTCGATCTGTAGCCGGTACCCCAGTGCGACAAACGATTCGGTGCGAGCTTGTTAAGCAGCTCCGCATCGAATTCGAACGCATCCGCGTCAAACACATTGTCGGCGATGAAGTCCATCACCTCTCTCTGCCGAGCCGCTGACACCGGAGTAAACGGATCCCTGGCATTCGGGTCGTTCTTGTGATCGCGCGCGAAGTACAGTCCGCCAACCGTTTTCGTCAGCGGTACAGTGGAAAACACGCGCTCGAACACGAGTCTGCCTACCGCTCCGCGCAGACGCGAATAGGCGTCGCCGTCAGCAATCATCCGCTCTTCGATATGCGGCTGGATGCGGTCAACCAGTTCACGGCGACTCTGCGCAAACGCCATGGGATCCCCTGACAGATCCCATGCATTCGAACTGGGATCAACGCCCATCGGACCCAGGTGCGTATCCTCGTCGGTGTTGTACGCCAGCAACGGCTCTGCGGCCCGCGACGCTATGCGGCCGAGCATTGTTTTTTCCTGTTCGGCAGGAACCGCCATGCTTCCTGAATCGCCGTTCGTGCCGCCCTGCACCACGGTCGGCGAGTATCCGTACTGTATGGCCCACACGTCGTAGGCGCCAACCTCGACATTGTTGTAGTGGCCCTGCTCGGACGGGTTCACCGCAATATTCGTCGGATTGTAATCCATCACCGATGTGGCCAGACCGTTCTTTCGAACAAAGTCCTTGTCGTTCAGTCGATCGAACGGCACCGCTGACGACGATTTGAAGTTGTGCCTGAGTCCAAGCGTGTGACCCACCTCATGCATGATCAAGTCCTTCAGCGCCTCGCCAAGGACTTCATCAGGTAAAGGCTTCGCGCCGTCAACTACACCCAGTGCTGCAAGCGCCGCATGCTGCAGGCCCAGTTGATGACTCTTGCCCATTTCAGCAAGGCACATACGCTCTGCTATTCCGGGTGGAAGAAGCGTCTGGGCCTCCTCCGCCGCACGGTACCTGTCGAACATGGTCTCTGGCGCGATCATCTGTGCATACTCGTTCGCCCAGCCACGAACGAACGTCGACGAAATAAGAATGTCGGCATTCAACAATTCACCGGTGCGCGGATCACTCTGTGATGGGCCAATTGCATAGCCCATCGAATGGGCGGCCGTCCATCGCACCGTCGAATACCTGATATCTTCCGCGCTCCAGTTAACACTATCGGGTGGCGCGTCTTTCGCAACGATCGCATTCTTGAATCCCGCCGCCTCATAACCCTTGTTCCACGCTTCGATGCCCGCCTTCACGTACTTCCTGTACTC contains:
- a CDS encoding zinc-dependent metalloprotease encodes the protein KDDKKPPFKPWKDVLEDTKATDGFFKTHLKRDNTLYVEIPPARLDKEFGLVMHFSRGVGVFNLHDGLPLSDTRLMRFERHGDKIYLVHVNHRLKAAKGSPMENSLNDNRGNSIVSAFDIASEDSASKALLIDATSFFVSDYARLADQVKPYFNKKPVSFDKSRSYVDVVQGFPKNVEIDALLTLKANDPPAASSAGVSDFRSIPVGVRYSIFDLPENPMTPRLGDDRVGYFLDAVKDFSRDREYSPYVAYINRWRLEKKDPSAEISEPVKPIVYYVDRSVPYEYRKYVKAGIEAWNKGYEAAGFKNAIVAKDAPPDSVNWSAEDIRYSTVRWTAAHSMGYAIGPSQSDPRTGELLNADILISSTFVRGWANEYAQMIAPETMFDRYRAAEEAQTLLPPGIAERMCLAEMGKSHQLGLQHAALAALGVVDGAKPLPDEVLGEALKDLIMHEVGHTLGLRHNFKSSSAVPFDRLNDKDFVRKNGLATSVMDYNPTNIAVNPSEQGHYNNVEVGAYDVWAIQYGYSPTVVQGGTNGDSGSMAVPAEQEKTMLGRIASRAAEPLLAYNTDEDTHLGPMGVDPSSNAWDLSGDPMAFAQSRRELVDRIQPHIEERMIADGDAYSRLRGAVGRLVFERVFSTVPLTKTVGGLYFARDHKNDPNARDPFTPVSAARQREVMDFIADNVFDADAFEFDAELLNKLAPNRLSHWGTGYRSTPVDFPIHAMVAGGHAQILGELLDNGRLTRMIDNGVRTSPADVYTVSEFLAKLTTEIWTEVQNPSSPQAANSFRRNLQRMYVDHLTRIMLDVRPAPTSRPAPEDARSLARLELTELSGRIGQALQSSSLDRTMRAHLMESKVRIDEMLDVTMTVKAK